One Pleurocapsa sp. PCC 7327 DNA segment encodes these proteins:
- a CDS encoding PAS domain-containing protein, which yields MERLLDKLALEQVIERSPLTISPDISVVDAIALLARTQVSCIPVVEDSKLVGVFSPKDVVRLVASGEDLSGVRIDRVIEQPVMALKLSDSDNLSTALSLLHQQGTCSLPVLDERERFVGLVSACQLWGTLRQKIERQVDERTDELAWTNTLLQKRERQLKLALQAAKLGFWELDLKTEELSSSSQCKANFGLPPEADLSNARLFELIHPDDRDRVRESLRKAIEQQTDYEAQYRNIWLDGSIHWVLARGRGTYEADGTPTSMLGVTFDITERKQTEEALRESETRLQKLAANLPGVIYTFVIYPDGSMKFEYISEACREIQEVEPEEVLRNAAILYEQIHPEDLQKVLAANAMSAQTLEPFACEWRIITKSGKLKWVRAISRPERRDNGQTVWYGTLLDISDRKLVEQQLRQSEARFQILARATNDAVWDWNLLTNEIWWNEAVQTLFGYSKEQVGTEVSWRYENIHPEDRERIVSEIHGIIDRDRQYWSNEYRFRRADGSYADIFDRGYIVRDNTGKPVRMLGAMMDISDRKRAEEALRQSEATLHSFFDSAPTMMGIVELRDNDIVHLIDNAVTAQLFGRTPAAMQNQLDSQLGIPQEHISLWLDRYREAKRTGIPVRFEYFHPVPDGVRWLSAIVSAIAGGSESHPRFAYIAEDITERKRAEAALRESEKRFYNAFEYAAIGMALVAIDGRWLKVNRALCEIVGYSQEELLATSFQAITHPEDLESSIAYMQQLLAGEINTYQIEKRYLHRQRHTVWVLLSVSVVRDDRGQPLYFIAQIQDITARKQAEASLRESEERWQLAIRGTNDGIWDWNVKTNEVFFSPRWKEMLGYEDGEIANHLDEWLKRVHPDDLGWVTQALEDHFNQKTPFYITEHRVRCKDGTYKWILDRAQALWDERGNVARMSGSHTDITNRKQREELLENIARGVSAEIGEAFFQSLVKYLSKALKVEYAFISEIVDPESNLARTVAGYSDGRAIENFEYALTNNPCGDVIGKQICVYPQNLQQQFPHNEILQQLGAESYLGVPLFDSSGRTLGGISILSRQPLRDARLMEETLKIFAVRAGLELERRQAEAELVRQNQRSHLFSEITLKIRQSLQPEEILQTAVTEVQKLLSADRVLVFRLWDDGSGTVVQEAVLPDFSEILGQQIYDPCFSRDYQQKYRQGRVSAIADIRNAGIESCHVELLERFGVKANLVVPILQWEKCWGLLIAHQCDRPRQWSRFEIELLQLLANQIGIALAQAQLLEREVRQRQELARSNAELQQFAYVASHDLQEPLRMVTSYLQLLAKRYQGKLDARADEFIAYAVDGSNRMKTLIDDLLSYSRVSTRAQPFELVDCNVILEMAIANLQVTINETGTAITRAPLPQVMADATQLMQLFQNLLSNAIKFRTEGVPPQIHIGAVRRQEAASSPASSSKEWLFWVRDNGIGIEQQYADRIFAIFQRLHGRGKYPGTGIGLAICTKIVERHGGRIWVESESGKGATFYFTIPERTGNLS from the coding sequence ATGGAACGATTGCTCGATAAGCTCGCTCTAGAGCAAGTCATTGAACGTTCTCCGCTGACGATTTCGCCAGATATTTCTGTTGTCGATGCGATCGCCTTGCTCGCTCGAACTCAAGTCAGTTGCATTCCGGTAGTAGAAGACTCTAAATTAGTTGGGGTATTTTCGCCCAAGGATGTGGTTCGCCTCGTCGCTTCTGGAGAGGACTTATCTGGAGTTAGAATCGATCGAGTAATAGAGCAGCCAGTCATGGCGCTAAAATTATCCGACTCCGATAATCTCTCTACAGCTTTGTCCCTGCTGCACCAGCAGGGGACTTGCTCTTTACCCGTATTAGACGAACGAGAGCGCTTTGTAGGACTGGTGAGTGCCTGCCAACTCTGGGGAACGCTGAGGCAAAAAATAGAGAGGCAGGTAGACGAACGAACCGACGAGCTTGCCTGGACTAATACGCTATTGCAAAAGCGCGAACGACAATTGAAACTTGCCTTGCAAGCCGCTAAACTCGGTTTCTGGGAACTGGATTTAAAAACGGAAGAGCTATCGTCATCGAGCCAATGCAAAGCCAACTTTGGCTTGCCTCCTGAAGCTGACTTGTCCAACGCCAGACTATTTGAACTCATCCATCCCGACGATCGCGATCGCGTGCGAGAATCTCTCAGGAAGGCGATCGAGCAACAGACAGATTATGAGGCACAATACCGCAATATCTGGCTCGATGGCAGCATTCATTGGGTCTTAGCCAGAGGTCGCGGCACTTACGAAGCCGACGGCACTCCGACTTCTATGCTTGGCGTTACCTTCGACATTACGGAACGCAAGCAAACCGAAGAAGCACTGCGAGAAAGCGAGACTCGGTTGCAGAAGTTAGCCGCCAACCTACCAGGAGTCATTTATACATTTGTCATCTATCCCGATGGCTCGATGAAATTTGAGTACATTAGCGAAGCGTGCCGGGAAATTCAAGAAGTAGAGCCAGAGGAAGTTCTCAGAAACGCTGCTATTTTGTACGAACAAATTCATCCCGAAGACTTGCAAAAAGTTCTCGCAGCCAATGCCATGAGCGCCCAAACCTTAGAACCGTTTGCCTGCGAATGGCGTATCATCACTAAATCGGGAAAACTCAAGTGGGTGCGAGCTATTTCTCGACCGGAACGCCGCGACAACGGGCAGACAGTTTGGTACGGTACGCTATTAGATATCAGCGATCGCAAGCTAGTCGAGCAACAGTTGCGCCAGAGCGAAGCGCGTTTTCAAATACTAGCTCGCGCTACCAACGATGCCGTCTGGGACTGGAATTTACTAACCAATGAAATCTGGTGGAACGAAGCCGTACAAACGCTCTTTGGTTATTCAAAAGAGCAAGTCGGCACCGAGGTGAGTTGGCGATACGAAAATATACATCCAGAAGATAGAGAGAGAATCGTTTCTGAAATTCATGGCATCATCGATCGCGATCGACAGTACTGGTCGAACGAATATCGCTTCCGACGCGCCGACGGATCTTATGCCGATATCTTCGATCGCGGCTATATCGTGCGCGACAATACGGGCAAACCAGTCCGCATGCTCGGCGCGATGATGGACATCAGCGATCGCAAACGAGCTGAAGAAGCGCTTCGGCAAAGTGAAGCCACTCTCCACAGCTTCTTTGACAGCGCCCCCACGATGATGGGAATTGTCGAACTGCGAGATAACGACATCGTGCATCTCATCGATAACGCAGTGACGGCGCAATTATTTGGCAGAACGCCCGCAGCCATGCAAAATCAGTTAGATAGCCAACTAGGCATACCGCAAGAACACATCAGCCTGTGGCTCGATCGCTACCGCGAAGCCAAACGTACTGGAATCCCCGTTCGCTTCGAGTACTTTCACCCCGTTCCCGACGGAGTAAGATGGCTATCGGCTATCGTTTCTGCCATTGCAGGCGGTTCTGAAAGTCATCCGAGATTTGCCTATATTGCCGAGGACATTACCGAACGCAAAAGGGCAGAAGCAGCTCTGCGAGAGAGCGAAAAGCGCTTTTACAACGCCTTTGAATATGCCGCCATCGGCATGGCACTGGTAGCGATCGACGGTCGCTGGCTTAAAGTGAACCGTGCCTTGTGCGAAATTGTCGGTTACTCGCAAGAGGAATTACTCGCTACTAGCTTTCAGGCGATTACCCATCCAGAGGATTTAGAAAGCAGCATCGCTTACATGCAGCAACTTCTGGCGGGCGAGATTAACACCTACCAGATCGAGAAGCGTTACCTTCACCGACAAAGGCATACTGTTTGGGTTTTGTTAAGCGTGTCTGTCGTGAGAGACGATCGCGGTCAACCTTTATACTTCATCGCGCAGATTCAAGATATCACGGCTCGCAAGCAAGCAGAAGCCTCGCTTCGGGAGAGCGAAGAACGCTGGCAGTTAGCTATCCGTGGCACTAACGACGGCATCTGGGACTGGAACGTTAAAACCAATGAAGTCTTTTTTTCACCTCGCTGGAAGGAAATGCTGGGATACGAAGACGGGGAAATTGCCAACCATCTCGATGAATGGTTAAAACGAGTGCATCCCGACGATCTCGGTTGGGTAACTCAAGCTCTTGAAGATCACTTCAATCAGAAAACCCCTTTTTATATCACCGAACATCGCGTCCGGTGCAAAGATGGGACTTATAAATGGATTCTCGATCGCGCTCAAGCGTTGTGGGACGAACGAGGTAATGTTGCTCGGATGTCAGGATCTCATACCGATATCACCAATCGCAAGCAAAGAGAAGAACTTTTAGAAAACATCGCCCGTGGGGTTTCCGCAGAAATTGGCGAAGCCTTCTTCCAGTCATTAGTTAAATATCTCAGCAAAGCCTTAAAGGTCGAATATGCTTTCATCAGCGAAATCGTCGATCCAGAAAGCAATCTCGCTAGAACGGTTGCCGGCTACAGCGACGGTCGCGCGATCGAGAATTTTGAGTATGCTCTGACTAATAATCCCTGTGGAGATGTTATCGGCAAACAGATCTGCGTCTACCCTCAGAACTTGCAGCAGCAATTTCCCCACAACGAAATCCTTCAACAACTAGGAGCCGAAAGTTATTTAGGCGTTCCTTTATTTGACTCGTCCGGTCGGACTTTAGGTGGAATCTCCATCCTCAGTCGTCAGCCACTGCGCGACGCTCGATTGATGGAAGAGACGCTGAAAATCTTTGCCGTTCGTGCTGGGTTGGAACTAGAACGCAGACAGGCAGAAGCCGAATTGGTACGCCAAAATCAACGCTCTCACCTTTTTTCTGAAATTACGCTAAAAATTCGCCAATCCCTGCAACCCGAAGAAATTCTCCAGACCGCAGTTACCGAAGTACAAAAACTGTTGAGTGCCGATCGCGTTTTGGTTTTTCGGCTGTGGGACGACGGTTCGGGAACCGTCGTGCAAGAAGCCGTCTTGCCTGATTTCTCCGAGATTCTAGGACAACAAATTTACGACCCCTGCTTTAGTCGAGATTATCAACAGAAGTATCGTCAAGGAAGGGTAAGCGCGATCGCAGACATTAGAAATGCCGGCATTGAGTCCTGCCACGTCGAGTTGCTCGAACGATTTGGCGTGAAGGCTAACCTAGTGGTACCGATCCTTCAGTGGGAAAAGTGCTGGGGCTTGCTCATTGCCCACCAATGCGATCGTCCCCGACAGTGGAGCCGTTTTGAGATCGAGTTGTTACAGTTGTTGGCCAACCAAATTGGCATTGCCCTCGCTCAGGCGCAACTGTTAGAGAGAGAAGTGCGCCAGCGTCAGGAATTGGCTCGCTCCAACGCCGAATTGCAACAGTTTGCCTACGTGGCTTCCCACGACCTCCAAGAACCCCTGCGGATGGTAACGAGCTATTTGCAACTTTTGGCAAAACGATACCAAGGCAAGCTCGATGCTAGAGCAGACGAGTTTATTGCCTATGCCGTAGACGGGTCGAACCGAATGAAAACCCTGATCGATGACCTGTTGAGCTATTCTCGCGTCAGCACTCGCGCTCAACCCTTTGAACTCGTGGATTGCAATGTTATTTTGGAGATGGCGATCGCCAATCTCCAAGTTACTATTAACGAGACTGGCACAGCCATTACCCGCGCTCCCTTACCCCAAGTTATGGCCGATGCGACTCAACTGATGCAATTATTTCAAAATCTCCTTAGCAACGCCATCAAATTCCGAACCGAAGGCGTTCCCCCACAAATTCACATCGGAGCAGTTAGAAGGCAGGAAGCAGCATCTTCCCCCGCTTCTTCTTCCAAAGAATGGCTGTTCTGGGTACGCGATAATGGAATAGGCATCGAGCAACAGTATGCCGATCGCATCTTTGCTATCTTCCAGCGCTTGCACGGTCGAGGCAAGTATCCGGGAACGGGGATCGGACTGGCAATTTGCACAAAGATCGTCGAGCGGCATGGCGGACGCATTTGGGTAGAGTCAGAATCTGGCAAGGGAGCGACTTTTTACTTCACTATTCCAGAGCGAACAGGTAATCTATCGTGA
- a CDS encoding phycobilisome linker polypeptide: MRMFKVTACVPSQTRIRTQRELQNTYFTKLVPYDNWFREQQRIMKMGGKIIKVQLATGKPGTNTGLL; the protein is encoded by the coding sequence ATGCGGATGTTCAAAGTGACTGCTTGCGTGCCCAGCCAAACCCGGATTCGGACGCAGCGCGAATTACAAAACACCTACTTTACCAAGCTAGTTCCCTATGATAACTGGTTCCGCGAACAGCAACGCATCATGAAAATGGGCGGAAAAATTATCAAAGTTCAGCTAGCAACGGGCAAGCCAGGAACAAATACGGGCTTACTATAA
- a CDS encoding PAS domain S-box protein has protein sequence MTNDQIKVLLVEDNPGDILLLQEFLRDVSSTQFELTPVESLGEAFSSLARQSFDVVLLDLSLPDSQGLETFVKIDRAFPILPIIVLTGLDDETIAIRAMQEGAQDYLVKGQVDGNLLGRAIRYAIERKQAQEELRQRERQLSAVFNSALNAIVIADDEGRYIDANPSACELFGVSREELLNARIADFAEPGYDFARAWQSFREQGQIAGEFRLRRRDGTVREVEFAATANFLPHRHLSILRDITESKTAALALKQQTETLQTIFDNIPVMLSFYDANGRIRMVNKALEKTLGWSSEELQQIDLIAECYPDPDYRASVIKSMQTADGSWRDFHTRNRAGEILETSWANVRLPNGFNVGIGQDITERKRAEQKIYEQAALLEITTNAILVRDRANRIIFWNKGAEQLYGWSAQEAIGKNATDLLYKEATSQIDLALQTVIEKGAWQGELHKVTKAGKEVIVESRWTLVRDEAGQPKSILTVDTDITEKKSLESQILRAQRLESLGTLASGIAHDLNNILTPILTTAQLLPLKLPDLDERSLQLLKLLEDSAKRGADLVKQILSFARGVEGKRAVVQVGHLLWEVVKIAKSTFPKSIEIEADIPTHELGTVLADATHLHQVFMNLIVNARDAMPDGGKLTITAKNVVIDENYAKKNLYAKAGRYLAIAIADTGVGMSPEVLDRIFEPFFTTKEVGKGTGLGLSTTLGIIKGYGGFITVRSQVGEGSEFRVYLPQIDDVQKLAEAESQLPRGRGELILVVDDEAAVQEIAQTSLEAHGYKVLIAGDGIEAIALYARHKDEIKAVLMDIMMPSMDGATAIRTLRKFDPHVKVIATSGLVSNEKIIKASGASIQAFLSKPYTLKDLLNVLHEVINR, from the coding sequence ATGACCAATGACCAAATCAAAGTTTTGTTAGTAGAAGACAATCCCGGCGATATTCTGCTGTTGCAGGAATTTTTGCGGGATGTCAGTTCGACTCAGTTTGAGTTAACGCCTGTCGAGAGTCTGGGCGAAGCCTTTTCGTCCCTTGCTCGCCAGAGCTTTGATGTCGTTCTGTTAGATCTCTCCCTGCCGGATAGCCAGGGATTAGAAACCTTTGTCAAAATCGATCGCGCCTTTCCAATTCTTCCCATCATCGTGCTAACGGGTTTAGACGATGAAACCATCGCCATTCGCGCCATGCAGGAGGGAGCGCAGGATTATTTGGTCAAAGGACAAGTCGATGGAAACTTGTTGGGGAGAGCGATTCGTTACGCGATCGAACGCAAGCAGGCACAGGAGGAGCTACGACAGCGGGAACGCCAATTAAGCGCGGTTTTTAATAGCGCTCTCAACGCGATCGTTATTGCCGATGATGAGGGCAGATATATCGATGCCAACCCATCTGCCTGCGAGCTGTTTGGCGTTTCGAGAGAAGAATTACTCAATGCGAGAATTGCCGATTTTGCCGAGCCGGGGTATGATTTCGCTCGCGCTTGGCAATCGTTCCGAGAGCAAGGACAGATAGCTGGAGAGTTTCGCCTGCGCCGTCGGGATGGCACGGTTCGGGAGGTAGAATTTGCCGCAACGGCTAATTTCCTGCCCCACCGCCATTTGTCGATTCTGCGAGACATCACCGAGAGCAAAACAGCTGCACTCGCCCTCAAACAGCAGACAGAAACTTTGCAGACGATTTTTGACAATATTCCGGTCATGTTAAGCTTCTACGATGCTAACGGTCGAATACGGATGGTCAACAAAGCATTAGAAAAAACCTTGGGCTGGTCGTCAGAAGAACTGCAACAGATAGATCTGATAGCCGAATGCTATCCCGACCCGGATTATCGCGCCTCAGTTATAAAATCAATGCAAACTGCCGACGGTAGCTGGAGGGATTTTCACACCAGAAATCGCGCGGGGGAAATTCTAGAAACTTCTTGGGCAAACGTTCGCTTGCCGAATGGCTTTAATGTGGGCATCGGTCAAGATATCACCGAGCGCAAGCGTGCCGAACAGAAAATCTACGAACAAGCCGCACTTCTAGAGATTACTACCAATGCCATTCTCGTGCGCGATCGCGCTAACCGAATTATCTTTTGGAACAAAGGTGCCGAACAACTTTATGGCTGGAGTGCCCAAGAAGCCATCGGGAAAAACGCCACCGACCTACTCTACAAAGAAGCTACGTCCCAAATCGACTTAGCTCTACAAACTGTCATCGAGAAAGGTGCGTGGCAGGGCGAATTGCATAAAGTCACCAAAGCCGGCAAGGAAGTCATCGTCGAAAGCCGTTGGACGTTGGTGCGCGACGAAGCCGGACAACCCAAATCAATTTTGACCGTCGATACCGACATTACCGAGAAGAAGTCCTTAGAATCTCAGATTCTGCGCGCCCAACGTCTAGAAAGCCTCGGTACCCTGGCTAGCGGGATTGCCCACGACCTCAACAACATTCTCACTCCGATTCTGACCACCGCCCAACTCCTGCCGCTCAAACTGCCCGATTTAGACGAGCGCAGTTTGCAATTGCTGAAATTACTCGAAGACAGCGCCAAGCGCGGCGCAGATTTGGTCAAACAAATTTTGTCGTTTGCACGCGGCGTTGAAGGCAAACGTGCCGTAGTACAAGTCGGGCACCTGTTATGGGAAGTGGTCAAGATTGCCAAGAGTACCTTTCCTAAATCTATAGAAATCGAAGCCGATATTCCAACCCACGAACTGGGAACGGTTTTGGCAGATGCTACGCACCTGCATCAGGTATTTATGAACTTAATTGTTAATGCGCGAGATGCCATGCCCGATGGCGGCAAGCTAACGATTACTGCTAAAAATGTCGTTATAGACGAAAACTATGCGAAAAAAAATCTTTATGCAAAAGCCGGACGCTATCTCGCGATCGCGATCGCAGATACGGGGGTGGGAATGTCTCCCGAAGTCCTCGATCGCATTTTTGAACCGTTTTTTACGACTAAAGAAGTCGGAAAAGGAACGGGATTAGGTCTGTCAACGACTTTAGGAATCATCAAGGGTTATGGCGGCTTTATTACCGTTCGCAGCCAGGTGGGAGAAGGCAGTGAATTTAGAGTCTATCTGCCGCAAATTGACGACGTGCAAAAGCTAGCAGAGGCCGAGTCTCAATTGCCCAGAGGACGGGGAGAATTGATTTTAGTAGTAGATGACGAAGCCGCCGTGCAAGAGATTGCGCAAACCTCCCTAGAAGCTCACGGCTACAAGGTCCTTATCGCTGGCGACGGAATCGAAGCGATCGCCCTCTACGCACGGCATAAAGATGAAATTAAAGCCGTCTTGATGGATATCATGATGCCGTCGATGGATGGCGCGACAGCTATCCGAACCTTGCGCAAGTTCGATCCCCATGTCAAAGTTATTGCTACTAGCGGTCTCGTTTCTAATGAAAAGATTATTAAAGCTTCTGGTGCAAGCATCCAGGCATTTCTATCAAAACCCTACACCTTGAAGGATTTATTAAACGTGCTGCACGAGGTGATTAATCGTTAA
- a CDS encoding class I SAM-dependent methyltransferase, whose product MTQVFLEKSTVEQWDRDYYHPIALKYYDRAISDMLRMMEVEPGATVLDAGCGPGVHSIRVAKAGYRVCAIDISKTMLEQAKCRVRVANVSDRVEFHQKDLTQLDFPDSSFCYAFSWGVIIHIREAEKALDELARIVEPGGKLALYLTNKTAADHKIESLMRFVQRKPLADFHSFPFGDGIWYHMNNHKLWLWRFDAQAIVNYLAEKGLVLKHRRIGELSEIQRRLQGLPRHLLLRLNNLAYSLNIPPDIATTSLFVFEKKRR is encoded by the coding sequence ATGACACAAGTTTTTTTGGAAAAATCTACAGTAGAGCAATGGGACAGAGACTATTACCACCCTATTGCTTTGAAATATTACGATCGCGCCATTTCAGACATGCTTCGGATGATGGAAGTTGAGCCTGGCGCAACAGTTCTCGATGCCGGATGTGGACCTGGCGTTCACAGTATTCGAGTTGCAAAGGCGGGTTATCGCGTTTGCGCGATCGACATCTCAAAAACGATGCTCGAACAAGCGAAGTGCCGCGTAAGAGTTGCAAATGTTAGCGATCGCGTAGAATTTCATCAAAAGGATTTGACCCAACTCGACTTCCCAGACAGCTCGTTTTGCTATGCTTTTTCTTGGGGAGTCATCATCCACATTCGAGAGGCTGAAAAAGCCCTTGACGAGCTGGCCCGTATCGTTGAGCCAGGAGGTAAGCTAGCACTATACTTAACGAACAAGACAGCAGCAGACCACAAAATTGAATCTTTGATGCGCTTTGTACAGCGAAAACCATTGGCAGACTTTCACAGTTTCCCCTTTGGCGACGGTATTTGGTACCACATGAACAACCATAAGCTTTGGCTGTGGAGATTCGACGCTCAAGCAATCGTCAACTATCTTGCAGAGAAAGGATTGGTTTTAAAACATCGTCGCATAGGGGAACTATCAGAAATTCAGCGACGCTTACAAGGTCTCCCCCGACACCTACTTTTGCGATTGAATAACTTAGCTTATAGCTTAAACATTCCCCCAGACATAGCTACAACTTCGCTGTTCGTCTTCGAGAAAAAACGTCGGTAG
- a CDS encoding response regulator gives MSERDCNKPIEILLIEDNPGDIELTKIALEDNKMTINLSVVEDGVEALKFLKKEGKYANVPHPDLILLDLNLPKKDGREVLAEMKADPILKRIPVVILTTSQAEEDVLRAYNLCANCYITKPVDFDRFVKIVRSIENFWFTIVKLPPQ, from the coding sequence GTGAGCGAGCGAGACTGTAATAAACCAATCGAGATCTTGCTAATAGAGGACAATCCTGGCGATATCGAGCTAACTAAGATTGCCCTGGAAGATAATAAAATGACCATCAATCTCAGCGTGGTAGAAGATGGTGTAGAGGCACTAAAGTTCTTAAAAAAAGAGGGGAAATACGCTAATGTACCTCACCCAGACCTGATCTTACTCGATCTCAACTTGCCTAAAAAAGATGGTCGCGAGGTGCTCGCAGAAATGAAAGCCGATCCAATCCTCAAACGCATTCCGGTCGTAATTCTCACGACTTCCCAAGCCGAAGAAGATGTCCTGAGAGCTTACAATCTTTGTGCCAACTGCTACATTACCAAACCCGTTGACTTCGATCGGTTTGTTAAGATCGTGCGCTCTATCGAAAATTTTTGGTTTACTATCGTCAAATTACCTCCACAATAG
- the apcB gene encoding allophycocyanin subunit beta translates to MQDAITSVINSADVQGKYLDGAAMDKLKNYFASGELRVRAASVISANAAGIVKEAVAKSLLYSDVTRPGGNMYTTRRYAACIRDLDYYLRYATYAMLAGDPSILDERVLNGLKETYNSLGVPISSTIQAIQAMKEVTASLVGADAGKEMGVYFDYICSGLS, encoded by the coding sequence ATGCAAGACGCAATTACTTCTGTCATCAATTCTGCTGACGTTCAAGGAAAGTACCTCGACGGTGCTGCCATGGATAAGCTCAAGAACTACTTCGCTAGCGGCGAACTGCGCGTCCGTGCAGCCAGCGTTATCAGCGCTAATGCTGCTGGAATCGTCAAGGAAGCTGTCGCGAAATCCTTGCTCTACTCCGACGTAACCCGTCCTGGCGGAAATATGTATACCACCCGCCGCTATGCTGCTTGCATCCGCGACTTGGATTACTACCTGCGCTATGCAACCTATGCAATGCTAGCTGGCGATCCCTCTATCCTCGACGAGCGCGTTCTCAATGGATTGAAGGAAACCTACAATTCTCTAGGCGTTCCCATTTCTTCCACCATCCAAGCTATCCAGGCAATGAAAGAAGTTACTGCTAGCCTAGTTGGTGCTGATGCTGGCAAAGAAATGGGCGTATACTTCGACTACATCTGTTCTGGCTTGAGCTAG
- a CDS encoding allophycocyanin subunit alpha apoprotein: MSIVTKSIVNADAEARYLSPGELDRIKAFVTGGAARLRIAETLTGARETIVKQAGDRLFQKRPDIVSPGGNAYGEEMTATCLRDMDYYLRLITYGVVAGDVTPIEEIGLVGVREMYKSLGTDIGAVAQSVREMKEVSLGLMSADDASEAASYFDYVIGAMS, from the coding sequence ATGAGTATTGTCACGAAATCAATCGTGAATGCAGATGCAGAAGCCCGCTATCTCAGCCCCGGCGAACTAGATAGAATCAAAGCGTTTGTTACTGGCGGTGCCGCTCGTCTGCGCATTGCCGAAACCCTGACTGGCGCTCGCGAAACCATCGTTAAGCAAGCAGGCGATCGCTTATTCCAAAAGCGTCCCGATATCGTCTCTCCTGGCGGCAACGCTTATGGCGAAGAAATGACCGCAACTTGCTTGCGCGACATGGATTACTACCTGCGCTTGATCACCTATGGCGTAGTTGCTGGCGATGTTACCCCGATTGAAGAAATCGGTTTAGTTGGCGTTCGTGAAATGTATAAGTCTTTGGGAACCGACATCGGCGCTGTGGCTCAAAGCGTCCGCGAAATGAAGGAAGTCTCTCTAGGACTGATGTCTGCTGACGATGCCTCCGAAGCAGCTTCTTACTTCGACTACGTGATCGGAGCCATGTCATAG
- a CDS encoding FtsW/RodA/SpoVE family cell cycle protein: MLRYLIPIFDPEVKNWSIEARLLRWLTLLWLGIGLVVLFSASYAVAANPDNDATRGDGWYYVKRQLIWIWIGLMGCNAIARSPIRLLLKIAPWLVLLCLGLIFLTLTPLGSEVNGATRWIKLGSILLQPSEFMKPALVLQSAWFFGKWRQLPWKVRLTWLGVFAATLAGILLQPNLSTTALCGITIWLIALGSGLSSIYLGGTAITGVLTAFVSVTINEYQRQRIISFLNPWADPRNKGYQLVQSLLAIGSGGTWGEGFGLSQQKLSYLPFQDTDFIFAVFAEEFGFAGGILLLLLLVSYATLALLVAMKCNHRVKQLVALGAMTVMVGQALLNIGVATGALPTTGLPLPLFSYGGSSSLASLILAGLLIRVARESKEAEIVPLRQSREIVKMPNKS, encoded by the coding sequence GTGCTGCGGTATCTCATTCCTATTTTTGACCCAGAAGTAAAAAATTGGTCGATTGAAGCGCGTTTGCTGCGCTGGCTAACCCTGTTGTGGCTTGGCATCGGTTTAGTCGTCTTATTTTCTGCCTCCTATGCCGTGGCTGCCAATCCAGATAATGACGCGACGCGAGGAGATGGATGGTATTACGTCAAACGCCAACTCATCTGGATCTGGATAGGCTTAATGGGTTGCAATGCGATCGCGCGATCGCCAATTCGTTTGTTATTAAAAATCGCCCCTTGGCTAGTTTTGCTGTGCTTGGGATTGATTTTCTTAACCCTAACTCCCCTGGGTTCGGAGGTCAACGGAGCCACCCGATGGATTAAACTCGGATCGATACTCCTGCAACCCTCAGAGTTTATGAAACCCGCGCTTGTTCTGCAAAGTGCCTGGTTTTTTGGGAAGTGGAGACAATTGCCTTGGAAAGTACGCCTGACTTGGCTAGGAGTTTTCGCGGCGACGCTTGCCGGAATTTTGCTTCAGCCCAATTTAAGTACTACGGCTTTGTGCGGCATAACTATATGGTTGATTGCATTAGGGTCGGGATTGTCCTCGATCTATCTCGGCGGAACTGCCATTACTGGCGTGTTGACCGCCTTTGTCAGCGTCACCATTAACGAATACCAACGCCAGCGGATTATCTCCTTCCTGAATCCCTGGGCAGATCCGAGGAACAAAGGCTATCAACTGGTTCAAAGTTTACTAGCGATTGGTTCTGGGGGAACCTGGGGGGAGGGTTTTGGGCTATCGCAGCAAAAGCTCTCCTACTTACCGTTTCAGGACACGGATTTTATTTTTGCCGTCTTTGCCGAAGAATTTGGTTTCGCAGGCGGTATCCTGCTGCTACTATTGCTCGTCAGCTATGCCACACTAGCTTTGCTCGTTGCCATGAAATGTAACCATCGCGTCAAACAATTGGTGGCGCTTGGTGCGATGACGGTAATGGTAGGACAAGCCTTGCTCAATATCGGCGTAGCAACTGGGGCACTGCCGACAACGGGTTTACCCTTGCCCTTGTTCAGCTATGGCGGAAGTTCTAGTCTGGCAAGTTTGATTTTGGCTGGATTGCTGATTCGGGTGGCGAGAGAAAGCAAGGAAGCTGAGATAGTACCGTTGAGACAAAGTCGCGAAATAGTAAAGATGCCCAACAAATCTTAA